TCAGAAGAATGGAAATGGCCGCCGATGCTCTTTACAAGGCGAAGAAGATCAGAGGGTTCTGCCACTTGTCGGTTGGTCAGGAAGCCATTGCTGTTGGTATTGAACATGCCATCACTCCTCAAGACACTGTCATCACTTCGTACAGATGTCACGGGTTTGCCTTCTTGAGAGGTGCTTCTGTCAGAGAAGTATTGGGAGAGTTGATGGGTAAGAGATCGGGTGTTTCTTACGGTAAGGGTGGTTCCATGCACATGTTTGCTCCAGGATTTTACGGAGGTAACGGGATTGTGGGAGCTCAAGTTCCTTTGGGAGCTGGTTTGGCCTTTGCTCACCAGTACAAGGGTGAACCCAACGCTACCTTTGCCTTGTACGGTGATGGTGCCTCCAATCAAGGTCAGGTGTTTGAAGCCTACAACATGGCCAAGTTATGGAACTTACCATGTGTTTTCTCCTGTGAAAACAACAAGTACGGTATGGGTACAGCTGCCGCTAGGTCTTCTGCTATGACTGAATACTACAAGAGAGGTCAATACATTCCAGGTTTGAAGGTCAATGGTATGGATGTCTTGGCTTGTTACCAAGCTTCCAAGTTTGCTAAAGACTGGTGTGCCAGTGGTAACGGAcctttggt
Above is a window of Yamadazyma tenuis chromosome 1, complete sequence DNA encoding:
- the PDA1 gene encoding alpha subunit of pyruvate dehydrogenase (EggNog:ENOG503NUI6; COG:C; BUSCO:EOG09262Q8D), which translates into the protein MMFNTRASRSLVGSVGMAKRTLASASTSVSIELPASSFEGYNLEVPELSFDTEKENLLQMYKDMVSIRRMEMAADALYKAKKIRGFCHLSVGQEAIAVGIEHAITPQDTVITSYRCHGFAFLRGASVREVLGELMGKRSGVSYGKGGSMHMFAPGFYGGNGIVGAQVPLGAGLAFAHQYKGEPNATFALYGDGASNQGQVFEAYNMAKLWNLPCVFSCENNKYGMGTAAARSSAMTEYYKRGQYIPGLKVNGMDVLACYQASKFAKDWCASGNGPLVLEYETYRYGGHSMSDPGTTYRTREEVQHMRSRNDPIAGLKLTLLEKGIASEEEIKDYDKAARKYVDEQVAIAEADAPPEAKMDILFEDVYVKGSEIPELRGRISDDTWNFAKGTFSNKVY